One window of the Sander lucioperca isolate FBNREF2018 chromosome 5, SLUC_FBN_1.2, whole genome shotgun sequence genome contains the following:
- the LOC116053120 gene encoding gap junction gamma-1 protein-like produces MSWSFLTRLLDEISNHSTFVGKIWLTLLIVFRIVLTAVGGEAIYYDEQSNFVCNTLQPGCENVCYDAFAPLSHIRFWVFQVIMITTPTVMYLGFAMHKIARMEDDDYRPRGRKRMPIASRGANRDCEEVEDHGEEDPVILEEIEPEKEKEVAEKPSKKHDGRRRIKRDGLMKVYVVQLLSRAIFEASFLFGQYVLYGLEVAPLYECTRSPCPHRVDCFISRPKEKTIFLLIMYAVSALCLLFTMLEILHLGISCVRDCFCAPRPQPPTPRHPTLSSQRSAAICHRPSAPPGYHTALKKDPSGKMGFRDNLGDSGRESFGDEASARELERLRRHLKLDRQHLDLAYQNEESSPESNGTAVEQNRLNFAQEKQSSTCEKGLRV; encoded by the exons ATGAGCTGGAGTTTCCTCACGCGCCTGTTGGACGAGATTTCCAACCACTCAACCTTCGTGGGCAAAATCTGGCTCACCCTCCTCATCGTCTTTCGCATCGTGCTGACTGCGGTCGGGGGCGAGGCAATCTACTATGATGAACAGAGTAATTTTGTGTGTAACACGCTGCAACCCGGTTGCGAGAACGTGTGCTACGATGCGTTTGCGCCGCTGTCACACATTCGTTTCTGGGTGTTTCAGGTAATTATGATCACCACCCCCACCGTCATGTACCTCGGCTTTGCTATGCATAAGATTGCCCGCATGGAGGACGATGACTACCGGCCGCGGGGCAGGAAGAGGATGCCGATAGCGAGCCGTGGTGCCAACCGAGACTGCGAGGAAGTGGAGGATCATGGGGAGGAGGACCCCGTGATCCTGGAAGAGATTGAGccagaaaaggaaaaggaagtCGCGGAGAAGCCCAGCAAAAAGCACGACGGACGCCGTCGCATCAAGCGCGATGGCCTGATGAAGGTCTACGTGGTTCAGCTGCTGTCGCGTGCCATCTTTGAGGCCTCGTTCCTGTTTGGACAGTACGTCCTTTACGGGCTGGAGGTGGCCCCGCTGTACGAATGCACGCGCTCCCCTTGCCCGCACAGGGTGGATTGCTTCATCTCGCGGCCCAAAGAGAAGACCATCTTCCTGCTCATTATGTATGCGGTCAGCGCCCTGTGTCTGCTCTTCACCATGTTGGAGATCCTTCACCTCGGCATCAGCTGTGTCCGAGACTGCTTTTGCGCACCGCGGCCTCAGCCTCCCACCCCCCGTCACCCAACCCTGTCCAGCCAGAGATCCGCTGCCATCTGCCACCGGCCATCGGCACCTCCAGGCTACCACACGGCTCTGAAGAAGGACCCGTCGGGGAAAATGGGCTTCAGGGACAACCTGGGAGACTCGGGCCGCGAGTCGTTTGGCGACGAGGCTTCAGCGCGGGAGCTGGAGAGGCTGCGAAGACACCTGAAACTGGATCGGCAGCATCTGGACCTGGCTTACCAAAATGAGGAGAGCAGCCCAGAGTCCAACGGAACCGCGGTTGAGCAGAATAGATTAAACTTTGCCCAGGAGAAGCAGAGCAGTACATGTGAGAAAG GTCTTCGTGTGTAG